The DNA region AAGGTACTCACCCTGGACAGCCGCAAAAAGGCCGTGGTGGTGCGGGAGAACGCCTGCATCGGTTGCGGCAGCTGTGTGTGGCATTGTCCGGATATGGCCATTAGCCTGGAGAGAGAGTGAAAAGATATGTCTGATCCTACCCCTCTGGCCAGCCTGATGCAGGGCAACGAAGCAGTAGCCAGAGCTGCCCTGGCGGCTGGCGTGTCTTTTTATGCCGGCTATCCCATCACGCCGTCCACCGAAATTGCCGAGTACATGGCCAGGTACTTGCCGGAAGTGGGCGGCATCTTTATCCAGATGGAGGACGAAATTTCCTCCCTGGCCGCCGTTATTGGGGCTTCGGTAGCCGGTTCAAGAGCAATGACCGCCACCAGCGGACCGGGATTTTCGCTGATGCAGGAAAACCTGGGCTTTGCTGTAATGGCGGAAGTGCCGCTGTTGCTGGTTAACGTAATGCGGCAGGGCCCTTCCACCGGTATGCCCACGGCGCCCGGACAGGGTGATGTGATGCAGGCCCGCTGGGGATCGCACGGCGACCGCCTGTTGCCGGTATTCGTACCGGCTACGGTCAGTGAGGCTTACGATTTGACCATTACCGCTCTGCGCTGGTCGGAGGAGCTCAGCACGCCGGTTGTTCTTCTCATGGATGAGGTGGTCGGACACCTGCGGGAACGGGTGGTGCTGCCGCCCCAGCGACCGGCTTTGCCGGCCCGCAGACAGCCTGCCTGTCCGCCCGAGGAATATTTACCTTACCGGACCGGGGAGGACGGCGTGCCCGTGCTGGCCACTTTTGGCAGCGAGTATCGCTATAACATCACCGGTCTGGTACATGACCAACGGGGCTTACCCAGCAACAGCCCGCGGGTGGCGGAAGATCTCCTGCGGCGCCTGCGGAAAAAAATTGTGTACCGCATGGACGACTTCCCTCCGCCGGAAATGTACCAGAGCGAGGGAGCGGAGTATCTGGTCATAGCTTACGGCGGGGTGGCCCGGGCAGCGCGCCAGGCGGTGCGCCAGGCCCGCCAGGAGGGCCTGGCGGCTGGTATTTTCCGCCCGGTAACGCTGTGGCCTTTCCCGGGCGAGCAACTGGCCGCGGCGGCAGCCGGCAAAAAAGGTGTGGTAATTGCCGAAATGAACGACGGGCAGTTGGCGGTAGAGATAGAACGCTGGTTGCCGCCCGAGTGCCGGCGTGTTTACTGTTTAAAAAATTGCGGCGAGTTGATAGCCCCGACGGAAATCTTCAGTGCCCTGCGGGAGGTGGCCGGTCGTGTCTGAAAACTGGCTCTCTTACTTCCGGCCCAATACTCTGCCGCACATGTGGTGTCCCGGCTGTGGCAACGGCATAGCTGTGCAGGCCATGTTGCGCGCCATTGATAAACTGCAGCTGGACAGGAATAAAGTGGTGGTGGTGGGGGGTATTGGCTGTTCCTCCCGCGCTGTGAGCTATCTGGACTTTCATACCCTGCACACCACGCACGGCCGGGCGGTGGCCTTTGCCACGGGTATAAAAATGGCCAACCCCGCCCTGACGGTCTTTGTGGTAATGGGTGACGGCGATGCCAGCGCCATTGGCGGCAACCATCTCATTCATGCGGCGCGACGCAATATTGATTTGAATTTGCTGGTCTTTAACAACAGCATATACGGCATGACCGGTGGTCAGGTTTCGCCTCTGACGCCCGGCGGCAGCAAAACCACCACTTCGCCCTACGGTGCCATTGACCCGCCCTTCGACCTGGTTCAGCTCATGAAAGGGGCGGGAGCCACTTTTATCGCCCGCTCCACTACTTACCACGCCCGTCTGCTCAGTGAGCTGATTGTGCGGGCGGTGCAGCACAAGGGACTCAGCTTTGTCGAGGCTGTCACCCACTGCCCCACCTCATTTGGCCGGCGCAACAAAATGCCCGACCCGGTGCAGATGCTGGAGTGGCAAAAACAAAGCGGTGTGCTCAAAGAAAAGTATGAACAACTGGCGCCCGAAGAAAGGGTGGGCAAATATCCCATCGGTTTGCTGCACGTGGCGCAGGCACCGGAATATTGTGAGACCTATGCCGCCCTGCTCAAGGCGCGGCAGCAAAAGCCGAGGTGAAAACGCGGTGAGTTACTACCGGGAGATTTGCCTGAGCGGTTCGGGCGGGCAGGGGATTATCCTGGCCGGCATTTTGCTCGCCGAGGCCGCAATTTTGGAGGGGCGCTACGCCCTGCAGACCCAGTCCTACGGGCCGGAAGCGCGCGGTGGGGCCAGCCGGGCCGAAGTGATCATCAGTGAGGAATTTGTGGATTATCCGCATGTGCAGCAGCCCGATGTGTTGCTGGCCATGAGCCAGGAAGCCTATGATAAATACGCGCCCGCTGTCAAACCGGGTGGTCTGGTACTGGTGGATGCCACCTTTGTGCGGCCCAGCGGAGCGGCGGGCTTCAGGCAGGTTTCCCTGCCCTTAACAGATACTGCCCGCAGTAAACTGGGCAAGGAGATCTCCGCCAACCTGGTAGCTTTGGGGGCGCTGGTGCGGTTGACCGGGCTGGTACAGCCCGAGAGCCTGCAGCAGGCCGTGGCCGGGCGGCTGGGAACCACCCCGGCCAATCTGGCGGCGCTGGAGGCCGGCCGGGAACTGGCGGAGAGTGTGGGATAATGAATAATACGCTCTGCTCTGTTTGAAAGGCAGGGCGTTTCTTTTTGCTTCTGCCGGTGGTAGAATAATATGGACTACCGGAGGGGAAAATCTTATGTCACCAAACAATTCTTTTTCCCGCCTTTCCCAGGTGCAGGGCAGCGGGCAAAAAATTGCTGCCGCCATGGCCAGTGTGCTGGGGGTGGAGGTGGAAATCATCGACACCAATCTGGTGCGGGTGGCGGCCACCGGCAGTGTGCGCAGCCAGGTGGGAGCGCGGCTGAAACACGGTTTTGTGAACAAATATGTCCTGGAACACGGTCAGCCCGTGTTCATCAACCAGGCCGGGCACCACTCCATTTGTACCGCCTGTCCTTTGCAGGGAGATTGCTTTTACCGGGCTTCCATTGTTTATCCCATTCGCGCCGCCGAGGCAGTGATCGGCACCATCAGCCTTACAGCCTTTGACGAGGGGCAAAAAGAGAGGCTGACCACCAATACGGAGAATTTGCAGGAATTCATCGGTCACATGGCCGACCTGATTGGCAGCAAAGTGCTGGAAATAGAGAGCTTTGCCGAAAAAAGCAAAGTGGCCGGTCAACTGGCCGCAGTGGTGGACGCGGTTTACGAGGGGCTGGTGGCGGTTGACCGGGAGGGCGTGATCACCCATTTCAACAGTTCGGCCGAACGTATCTTCAAGCTGTCCAAAGAAAAAGTACTGGGCAAGCACCTAAAACAGGTGCTTACCGGGGTACCCCTGCTGGAAGTGCTGCAGGACGGGCGGGGTTTTAGTTCGCGGGAAGTGTTTGTCAATGCGGGCGGCCGGCGCTTCCACCTGCTTTCCACGGCCCGCTCCATCAGGGGAGAAAACAACCTGGTGCTGGGGGCGGTGGCCTCTTTCCGGGACTTCCAGGAAGCCCAGAAGCTGGCTTATGAATATATCAGCGCCGGGCAGGTAATCACTCTGGACCAGATCATCGGTGTCAGCCCGGCCATGCAGAAAGTCAAAGCCCAGGCCGAAAAAATTGCCCACGGTAACTCCACAGTGCTCATTTTGGGCGAAACCGGTACCGGTAAGGAGATCTTCGCCCGGGCCATTCACGCGGAAAGCCCTTTTGCCGGTAAACCTTTTGTGGCCATCAACTGCGGGGCCATCCCGGAAAGTCTGCTGGAAAGCGAGCTTTTCGGTTACGAAGAAGGTGCCTTCACCGGGGCGCGGCGGGGCGGCAAGCCGGGCAAATTTGAACTGGCGGACGGCGGAACCATTTTTTTGGATGAAATTGGCAATATGTCGCTCTACCTGCAGGCCAAGCTGCTCAGGGTGCTGCAGGAACGCCAGGTGGAAAGGGTGGGCGGTACGCGGTTGATCCCGGTCAACATCCGGGTGATTGCCGCCACCAATGCCGACCTGCAGGAAATGGTGCAGAAGGGTACCTTCCGGGAGGACCTGTATTACCGGGTCAGTGTCATCCCGCTGGTTTTACCGCCGCTGCGGGAGCGCAAGGAAGACATCCCCCTGCTGCTGATGTACTACATGAAGCGTTTTGCCGACCTGTTGCACAAGGATGTGCGGGGGTTTACCGACGAAGCCATGCGGGCCTGTGTGAACTACCAGTGGCCGGGCAATGTGCGCGAGCTGATCAATGTGGTGGAATACGCTGTGAACATTGAAGATGAGCAGCTCATATCCCTCTCCAGCCTGCCGGCCCGCCTCTGGCAAAAGGAACAGGTCGCTGATCAGGATGCCGCTACCACACCTATGCTTGCTGGCAACCGGGCTGGTCGTCAGCCTGTTGCCGGCGATGAGGAGGAAAATGCCGCCATTGTTCCTCTGGAAGAAATGGAAAGGGTAGCTATCAAACTGGCTCTGGATCGCTTTGGCTGGCATGAGGAGGGTAAGCGGCGGGCAGCGGCCGCTCTGGGGATCAGCCGGGCCACCATCTACCGCAAAATAGAAAAGTACCAGCTCAGGCCGGGAGGTTGACTGGCCGGAGGGATGACGCGTCTGTAACCGGCTTGTCATAAGCGAGAAATTGTTGTATTATTTTGGTAAATAAAAGACCGGGAGGCTTGTTAGATGTGCGTTAAAGATGATTGGGAAAGATGTGTGGAATTTCACGGCCATGCCTGCCCGGGGCTGGCCATCGGCTACCGGGTGGCGCAGGTTGCTCTGGCGGAACTGGCCGCCCTGCGGGCGGCGGATGAGGAACTGGTGGCCATAGTGGAAAACGATGCCTGCGGGGTGGATGCCATCCAGGTTCTCACCGGTTGCAGCATAGGTAAAGGTAACCTGATATATCGCGATTACGGCAAACAGGTCTACACATTTGTCTGCCGCAATAGCGGACAGGCGGTGCGCGTGGCCATCAAGGCGGCCAACTGGCGGGTAAATCCCGAAGTGGACGCTCTGCGCCAGAAGGTCTTTGCCGGTACGGCCACGGAAGATGAAAAAGCTGCTTTTCAGCGGCATCAACAGGAGCGTATCAACAATATTCTCTCCCAGCCGGTGGAACAACTGTGCGATGTGCGCTGCATTCAGATCCAGCCGCCGGCCAAAGCGCGCATCTTCCCTTCGCATATTTGTGCGGTTTGCGGAGAATCGGTCATGGAACCCCGGGCCCGGGTGAAGCAGGGCCGGATTGTTTGTATCCCCTGCGCCGAGGAATACGGCCGCGGCTGGTAAGAGCGGGGATAGTGGGCTGAAGCGGCAGGCAATGAGTACAGCAAATAAAGAGACAGGGCCTTATAGTGCGGTCCTGTCTTTGATCATGTAAATCACACGGCTTGGCGATACAACCACCCGTGAAAATTAGGGTTTTTATTTTTGTGTTAGCGAAATCTGGTCAGATATGACCACCGTGTTTATTAATTATTTCCTCCGCTTGCCGCACCTTGCTTTCTTCTGTAACCAGAGTCAATAGGAAGGAACTGCCCCCGGCTATCCCATAATCTTTGTTGGCAAAACCGCTGACCGAAGGGTCGGCGGCCAGCAGGACTCGCTCGGAATCGGTGAGATTATTGCCCGTACTGTCATTGTACAGTACGGGGCCGGTTGACGTGATGGCCCGGTTGATAGGGTTGTTGTACTCCTGATCAATATTTGTGCCGAAGCGCGATATCCGGTCGATATCTGTTACACTATATCCGGCGGCCGCCAGTTCGCCGGCGGCGCGCCGGGCATCATCGCTGGTGGCAAAATAAGCCAGAATGGCTCTCTGGCCCGGTGGTAACTGCATTTTACAGCTTCCTCCTGTTGGTGTGGTTTAGCTATATTATGGCTGCATCTGGCGGCTGTTAATGCATGTGGTATTAGACGAATTTTTTGCTGCACTTTTCCCCGTTGTAGGAAAAGAGCACTTTTTTGTTATCCAGCACAGTTTCCAGGTGCACCTGGCGGCCCCAAATGTGGTAGACCATGGGCAGGGTTTTTTCCAGATAAAAAACATCCAGTTCTGTCCCCTCAAACTGGTGGCGCAGGTAAAGATCGCCCCGTTTGCCGTAGTCGCCGTCTTCCACCACAATATAAGGGTAACCGCAGTTGGTCATGCCGGCCACAATGTGGTCGCGCACCACTTCCCAATTCTTGTCGGTGATTTTCCAGTCGTAGCCTATTTTTTTAAACAGATAAAGATCCATTTCCTCAATCAGTTCTCTGGTCAAATAGTTGCGAATGAAAGAAATATCGTTTTCGGTTTCCCGCACTTCAAATATTTTTTCTCGCCCCTGGCCACCCGGCCGGCCGTACTTTTCCTTTTCCTCCTCGGAAGGATTATCCCAGCGCTTTTCTATATCCTCAAATATTTTTAGCCCCAGCAGGTAGGGGTTTAGTTGCATTTTGCTGGCCTGGATTACGCCGGCATGCATTTTGGCAAAGTCCAGCGCTTCGTTTTCCGGCAGGTCGATTTCTCGTATGATGCGCAGGTGCCAGTAGGTGGCCCAGCCTTCATTCATAATCTTGGTTTCCATCTGGGGCCAGAAATATAGCATTTCCTGCCGGATGACCGAGATAATGTCCTGCTGCCAGTCATCCAGATCCCGGGCGTGATGGAGGAGAAAAAGCAACAGGTCTTTCTCGGGCGTGGGGGGGATTTTCTTGGGCTTCTCTTCCTCCACCGGCAGGTCTGTTTTATCCAGGTTCCACAGGTCGTCATAAGGGGTTTCCCGCAGCTGATTCTTTTTCCTTTTGCTCTTCCGGCCGGCAGTAGGCTGACCACCACAGCTGGCACCACCGGTCTGGCAGCCGCCGCTGCATGACCGGGCAGAGTCCGCCCGGTCGCCGTGGCATCCACCCCCGCAATAGCCGCATGTATCGTTTTCGTCGCCTCTCTCGTCAGCTTGGGCCTTGATGTAGCGGCGGGGATCAATGTGTTCCTGAATAGATATTACGGCATCGAGAAATTTTTCCACTTTTTCCCGCCCGTATTTGAACTCATAACTCCGGAAGCGCTCCGCCGCTGCCGCCATGCTTTCAATCATGTTTTTGGGGGTGGGCTTGAAGTAGGCGTTGTTTTTAAAAAAGTCGCTGTGTCCCAGCACATGGGCCATTACCAGCTTGTTCTGGACCAGGCTGTTCCCCTCCAGCAAAAACGCATAGCAGGGGTCGGTATTGATGACCAGCTCATAAATTCTGCTCAGGTTGTAATCGTAGTGGGTTTTCATTTTCTGGTAGGCTTTGCCAAAGGTCCAGTGGGTGAAACGCGTGGGCATGCCGTAGGCACCTATGGTATAAATGACCTCTGCCGGACAGATTTCAAAATGCATATTGTAAAAGTCCAGGCCGAACTCCTGCGCTTTGGCGATAATTTTGCCTGCTGCTTCTTCTAGCAGTTTTGCCTCTTCTTGCGGGTGCATAAGCCAATCCCTCCTTGGGATTAGCATATGCCGGGCGGGCGGAAATATTGTCATTATTAACAACGACTAGAGGTGGGCGGAGGATAATATCATGGCAATTATTACCTGAAGTTTTTTTTGTATGTTCATGTATGAGCAAAGAAAAGCTGGCCATAATATAGACAACAGGGTTCGCAATGGCCGAGCCCAGACTGCTGCAGGGTCCTGTCGGGGCTCTGTAGTAGTCGGCCAAAGATCAGTACCGGGTCAAAAGGCTCGATACTGGTCGGCGGGCAGAGCGGTACATGTTCCGGCAGGCTGTCCGGCAGTCCGAACGATTGCCGGATGGTCGTAAGGGATGTGTACCGGTCGAGCTAAGATTATTATGGGTGTCGAAATCCCCCTGTACATCTTTAAAGGTTTTTTAAAGGTTTGGTGGAGCGGGGTTTGCAGCAGTCGAGAGATTGCTGCAGGCTCCTCAGATATCCATAATAGTCGAGCAAAGACTATTGCGGGTGTCGTAATGGTCTGCAGTAGCCGAAAGGTTGCTGCGGGCTACGTAGATACGCGCAGTGGTTGTAGCGTAGGTCATTGCGGGCTCTAAACAAGAAACCCTCTATTCATCAAAAATGAATGGAGGGTTTCTTATTTATGCAAAGCAAGTTGACGCAGAAATGCCTGCAATTTATGATATATCATAAAAAGACATAAAAGCGGGTGGTGGGGCGTGGATATTGTGGCCGTCATCGCCGAGGGAAAAATTCGTGAGGCCATAGCCCGGGGGGAACTCAGCAACCTGGCCGGCAGCGGCCGGCCCCTGGAAATTGATGACCTTTCGCACGTGCCGGAGGAACTGCGGGCCGGCTATATCATGTTGCGCAACGCCGGTGTGTTGCCCGAGGAAATGCAATTGAAAAAGGAAATTGTCACCCTGCAAAAGCTGATCGACTGCTGCGATGAAGATACGCAGCGTCAGTGCCTGGAGACAAAGCTCAATCAGAAAATCCTGCGCTTTAATATGCTCATGGAGGGACGCCGGGCCAGTGCCGCTTTGAGCCAGTACCGTGGCCAGCTGTACCGGCGCCTGGGAGGCTAGTGGCAGGTGGTATGGGGTAGCACCTGCGGTTTGATCAATGGTGGGCAGGTTGCAGTCATCGCTCGCCGGACCGAGGTTTTATTTGACGGTGCAATAATTATTAGTATATAATTATTTAAGTATAGTTATTTGCGTTTTGGCGGGGTGGGATGGAAATGGCCGGTTGTTGCGATCCGCGCGCTCCCAAAGCAATTCCCCTGCTGGTTAACGGGCGGCAGGTGGGCATTGTGGGGTTGGAGCAGGCCGTACTAGAAGTGCAGAGCAAGGGCATGATTGATGAAGACCAGATTGCCGGGGAGTTACTCCGGCTGGTCAAGCAAAAAAACTATGTGCCGGAAAGTGCCGCTGAGCATTACCGGCAGGCTTTGCTGGCATATTACCGGCAATATGGGCAGAAAGTAAACATGCAAAACCAAGAAAGGAGCGCGGGCCAGATGCAAATAAAAGTGCTGGGACCAGGTTGTAAAAAATGTAAAGCCATGTACGAGGCGGTGCAAAAGGCGCTGGCGGCCACCGGGGTGGAGGCTGAAGTGATGAAAGTGGAAAATCCGGCCCAAATAGCCGAACACGGGGTGCTGCTGACACCGGGGCTAATGATCAACGGACAGCTGAAAGTTTCCGGCCGGGTGCCCGGACAGGCGGAAATAGAGAAGTGGATTAAAGAAGGCGTGTGAGTGCTTTGGAACACTTTGTAAAAATATTTAAAGCGTTGGGCGAGCCCACCCGGCTGAAGATTTTGAAGCTGGTGGCGCTGCGGCCCATGTACGTTTGTGAGCTGGAGATGGTGCTGGGCATCAGCCAGCCGCGCATTTCCCAGCACCTGCGGGTGCTCAAGGAGGCGGGTTTGCTCAGCGAGAGCAAGGAGGCCCAGAAAACCTTTTATGCCTTAAAAAAGCAATTCCTGGAGGAAAATCTGGCTGCTTTCCACGCTTTTCTGGCGTCACCGTTGTCTGCCCTGCCCGACTTCGCCGCCGAAGCGGCCCGGCTGGCCGAAGC from Desulfurispora thermophila DSM 16022 includes:
- a CDS encoding 4Fe-4S dicluster domain-containing protein; the protein is MATKPVVSINKAWCKGCGICAALCPQKVLTLDSRKKAVVVRENACIGCGSCVWHCPDMAISLERE
- a CDS encoding 2-oxoacid:acceptor oxidoreductase subunit alpha; the protein is MSDPTPLASLMQGNEAVARAALAAGVSFYAGYPITPSTEIAEYMARYLPEVGGIFIQMEDEISSLAAVIGASVAGSRAMTATSGPGFSLMQENLGFAVMAEVPLLLVNVMRQGPSTGMPTAPGQGDVMQARWGSHGDRLLPVFVPATVSEAYDLTITALRWSEELSTPVVLLMDEVVGHLRERVVLPPQRPALPARRQPACPPEEYLPYRTGEDGVPVLATFGSEYRYNITGLVHDQRGLPSNSPRVAEDLLRRLRKKIVYRMDDFPPPEMYQSEGAEYLVIAYGGVARAARQAVRQARQEGLAAGIFRPVTLWPFPGEQLAAAAAGKKGVVIAEMNDGQLAVEIERWLPPECRRVYCLKNCGELIAPTEIFSALREVAGRV
- a CDS encoding thiamine pyrophosphate-dependent enzyme, with amino-acid sequence MSENWLSYFRPNTLPHMWCPGCGNGIAVQAMLRAIDKLQLDRNKVVVVGGIGCSSRAVSYLDFHTLHTTHGRAVAFATGIKMANPALTVFVVMGDGDASAIGGNHLIHAARRNIDLNLLVFNNSIYGMTGGQVSPLTPGGSKTTTSPYGAIDPPFDLVQLMKGAGATFIARSTTYHARLLSELIVRAVQHKGLSFVEAVTHCPTSFGRRNKMPDPVQMLEWQKQSGVLKEKYEQLAPEERVGKYPIGLLHVAQAPEYCETYAALLKARQQKPR
- a CDS encoding 2-oxoacid:acceptor oxidoreductase family protein yields the protein MSYYREICLSGSGGQGIILAGILLAEAAILEGRYALQTQSYGPEARGGASRAEVIISEEFVDYPHVQQPDVLLAMSQEAYDKYAPAVKPGGLVLVDATFVRPSGAAGFRQVSLPLTDTARSKLGKEISANLVALGALVRLTGLVQPESLQQAVAGRLGTTPANLAALEAGRELAESVG
- a CDS encoding sigma-54-dependent Fis family transcriptional regulator, with product MSPNNSFSRLSQVQGSGQKIAAAMASVLGVEVEIIDTNLVRVAATGSVRSQVGARLKHGFVNKYVLEHGQPVFINQAGHHSICTACPLQGDCFYRASIVYPIRAAEAVIGTISLTAFDEGQKERLTTNTENLQEFIGHMADLIGSKVLEIESFAEKSKVAGQLAAVVDAVYEGLVAVDREGVITHFNSSAERIFKLSKEKVLGKHLKQVLTGVPLLEVLQDGRGFSSREVFVNAGGRRFHLLSTARSIRGENNLVLGAVASFRDFQEAQKLAYEYISAGQVITLDQIIGVSPAMQKVKAQAEKIAHGNSTVLILGETGTGKEIFARAIHAESPFAGKPFVAINCGAIPESLLESELFGYEEGAFTGARRGGKPGKFELADGGTIFLDEIGNMSLYLQAKLLRVLQERQVERVGGTRLIPVNIRVIAATNADLQEMVQKGTFREDLYYRVSVIPLVLPPLRERKEDIPLLLMYYMKRFADLLHKDVRGFTDEAMRACVNYQWPGNVRELINVVEYAVNIEDEQLISLSSLPARLWQKEQVADQDAATTPMLAGNRAGRQPVAGDEEENAAIVPLEEMERVAIKLALDRFGWHEEGKRRAAAALGISRATIYRKIEKYQLRPGG
- a CDS encoding FmdE family protein, which translates into the protein MCVKDDWERCVEFHGHACPGLAIGYRVAQVALAELAALRAADEELVAIVENDACGVDAIQVLTGCSIGKGNLIYRDYGKQVYTFVCRNSGQAVRVAIKAANWRVNPEVDALRQKVFAGTATEDEKAAFQRHQQERINNILSQPVEQLCDVRCIQIQPPAKARIFPSHICAVCGESVMEPRARVKQGRIVCIPCAEEYGRGW
- a CDS encoding SpoVR family protein, yielding MHPQEEAKLLEEAAGKIIAKAQEFGLDFYNMHFEICPAEVIYTIGAYGMPTRFTHWTFGKAYQKMKTHYDYNLSRIYELVINTDPCYAFLLEGNSLVQNKLVMAHVLGHSDFFKNNAYFKPTPKNMIESMAAAAERFRSYEFKYGREKVEKFLDAVISIQEHIDPRRYIKAQADERGDENDTCGYCGGGCHGDRADSARSCSGGCQTGGASCGGQPTAGRKSKRKKNQLRETPYDDLWNLDKTDLPVEEEKPKKIPPTPEKDLLLFLLHHARDLDDWQQDIISVIRQEMLYFWPQMETKIMNEGWATYWHLRIIREIDLPENEALDFAKMHAGVIQASKMQLNPYLLGLKIFEDIEKRWDNPSEEEKEKYGRPGGQGREKIFEVRETENDISFIRNYLTRELIEEMDLYLFKKIGYDWKITDKNWEVVRDHIVAGMTNCGYPYIVVEDGDYGKRGDLYLRHQFEGTELDVFYLEKTLPMVYHIWGRQVHLETVLDNKKVLFSYNGEKCSKKFV
- a CDS encoding DnaJ family domain-containing protein, which gives rise to MDIVAVIAEGKIREAIARGELSNLAGSGRPLEIDDLSHVPEELRAGYIMLRNAGVLPEEMQLKKEIVTLQKLIDCCDEDTQRQCLETKLNQKILRFNMLMEGRRASAALSQYRGQLYRRLGG
- a CDS encoding thioredoxin family protein, with the protein product MAGCCDPRAPKAIPLLVNGRQVGIVGLEQAVLEVQSKGMIDEDQIAGELLRLVKQKNYVPESAAEHYRQALLAYYRQYGQKVNMQNQERSAGQMQIKVLGPGCKKCKAMYEAVQKALAATGVEAEVMKVENPAQIAEHGVLLTPGLMINGQLKVSGRVPGQAEIEKWIKEGV
- a CDS encoding ArsR/SmtB family transcription factor, producing MEHFVKIFKALGEPTRLKILKLVALRPMYVCELEMVLGISQPRISQHLRVLKEAGLLSESKEAQKTFYALKKQFLEENLAAFHAFLASPLSALPDFAAEAARLAEAESQGLAEKCCPAGSCGRD